The following is a genomic window from Thioclava electrotropha.
CGCGAAGCCGGGCGGGTTCAGACCCAGATAGGTCGCCACGACGATCGCCACGGCCATCGAGATACGGGCGGCCAGAAGCTCGCCTTTTTCCGAGATGCCCGGATTGATCTGCGACTTGATCAGGTCGTGCGAGACCGCCGACGAGATCGCCATCAGAAGACCAGCCGCCGTCGACAGAGCCGCAGCCAGACCACCGGCCGCCACCAGCGCGATCACCCAACCCGGCAGGTTGGCGATCTCGGGGTTGGCGAGCGTGATGATGTCGCGGTTCACGGTCAGTTCGTTGGCGTCGCTCGCATTGTACTCGATGCGGCCGTCGCCGTTCTTGTCGTCGAAGGACAGAAGACCGGTCTGGGCCCAGTTACGCACCCAAGCGAGGTTCTGGTCGTTCTCGATCGCGGTCATTTCCACGGCCGGCTCGGTCACGCCATTCGGGTAGAAGGTCGAAACGAGGTTCAGACGCGCCATTGCACCCACAGCCGGAGCGGTCAGGTAGAGAAGCGCGATGAACACCAGCGCCCAGCCCGCCGAGGAACGCGCGTCGGCGACCTTCGGAACGGTGAAGAAGCGCACGATGACGTGCGGCAGACCGGCGGTACCGATCATCAGCGTCATGGTGAACAGGAACATGTTCAGCGTGGTGTCATGCTGGCCGGTGTAGGACGCGAAGCCCAGAGCCTCGACGGTGTCGTTCAGCGTCGACAGGATCGGCGCGCCGGTGTTGACGTCGTTCGAGAACAGGCCGAGACCCGGGATCGGGTTGCCGGTCAGCTGCAGCGAGATGAAGATCGCCGGGATGGTGTAGGCGATGATCAGAACGACGTACTGAGCCACCTGCGTGTAGGTGATGCCCTTCATGCCGCCGAGAACCGCGTAGAGGAACACGATCGCCGCGCCGATGAACAGGCCGGTGGTGTTGTCCACTTCGAGGAAGCGCGAGAACGCAACGCCCACACCGGTCATCTGACCGATAACGTAGGTGATCGACGCAACGATGAGGCAGATAACGGCCACGGTGCGTGCGGTTTGCGAATAGAAACGGTCGCCAATGAATTCCGGCACGGTGAACTTGCCGAACTTGCGCAGATAGGGCGCAAGCAGCATGGCCAGAAGCACGTAGCCACCGGTCCAACCCATCAGATAGGTCGAGGTGTCGTAGCCCCCGAAGGCGATGAGGCCAGCCATCGAGATGAACGACGCGGCCGACATCCAGTCAGCGCCCGTAGCCATACCGTTGACGACCGGGTGAACGCCGCGACCCGCGGCGTAGAATTCCGACGTGGAACCCGCACGGGCCCAGATCGCGATGCCGATGTAGAGCACGAAAGTCGCGCCGACCACCAGCAGGTTGAGGGTAAACTGATCCATGTCCCTCTCTCCTCCCTGAGATTATTCTTCGACGCCGTGCTCGCGGTCCAGTTTGTTCATCCGCCACGCATAGGTGAAGATGAGCACCAGGAACACGAGGATCGAACCTTGCTGGGCGAACCAGAAGCCAAGATCAGTGCCACCAATTTTGATGCCTGCCAGCATCGGGCGCAGCAGGATGCCGAAGCCGAAGGACACGATGAACCAGATCACCAGAGAAATCTGGATGGTCCGGATATTCGCCTTCCAATAGGCGTTGGACGAGGATTTGTCCGCCATGAGACTAACTCCCTTTTAGTTTCTCTCCAGACGGGCCCCTCATGGGCCCGCCCCTCCCCAAAAATCAGGCCGAGACGCGCTTTACGATCGACCCAAGGCCCGAGGCGATCTCGTCGATGGAGCCCATCGCGTCGATTCCCTCGAGAACACCGAGCGCCTTGTAATGGGCGATCAGCGGTGCCGTTTGCGCGTGGTAGGCCTCCAGCCTCGCGCGCGCCGTCTCGGCATTGTCGTCGGCCCGGCGTTTGAATTCCGTGCCGCCGCATTTGTCGCAAACACCCGCAACTTCGGGCTGTTTGAACTCGTCGTGATAGCCTTCGCCGCATTTGGCGCAGGTGTAGCGGCCGGCGACGCGGGCGATCATCGCCTCGTCATCGACCTCCAGACTGATCGCTGCGGTCACCGACTGGCCATTCTCCTCCAGAAGACCGTCGAGCGCCGCAGCCTGACCGGCGGTGCGCGGGAACCCGTCGAGGATCACCCCTTTCGCAACATCCGATTCAGCCATGCGATCTTGCAGGATCGCCAGAACGATCTCGTCCGAGACGAGGCCGCCCTCCTCCATCACCGCTTTCGCGGCGAGACCGGCCTCGGTGCCCTGAGACACCGCGGCCCGCAGAAGATCGCCCGTCGAGAGCTGCACGAGGCCGAAGGTCTCTTCGAGCATCCGCGCCTGCGTGCCCTTGCCCGCGCCCGGAGGACCGAGAAGGATCAGAACGGCAGGCTTGGTCTGCGTCATGGTCGTGCTGTCCGACATCATTTGTTCCCGCGATTTTCGATCAGATCATCGACGACCGACGGATCGGCCAGCGTCGAGGTGTCCCCAAGGCTGCCGAAATCGTTCTCGGCGATCTTGCGCAGGATGCGGCGCATGATCTTGCCCGAACGGGTCTTCGGCAGGCCCGGCGCCCATTGGATGATATCGGGCTTGGCGATCGGACCGATCTCGGTGCGCACCCACTTCTCGAGCTCCTTGCGCAGCTCGTCGGAGGGTTCGACATCGTTCATCAGCGTGACATAGGCGTAGATGCCCTGCCCCTTCAGCTCGTGCGGGTAGCCGACCACAGCGGCCTCGGCCACGGCCTGATGCGCGACCAGCGCGGATTCGACTTCCGCCGTGCCCATGCGGTGGCCCGAGACGTTGATCACGTCGTCGACCCGACCGGTGATCCAGTAGTACCCGTCGCTGTCGCGGCGGCAGCCGTCACCGGTGAAGTAATAGCCCTTGTACTGGCTGAAATAGGTCTCTTGGAAACGCTCGTGATCGCCCCAAATGGTGCGCATCTGGCCCGGCCAGCTGTCGGAGATGCAGAGCACGCCTTCGGTCTCGGTCTCGTCCTGCTTCACCGCGGTCTGCGGATCGAGCACGACCGGCTTCACGCCGAAGAACGGACGGGTCGCCGAGCCGGGCTTGGTGGGCGTCGCCCCCGGAAGCGGGGTGAGCATGTGGCCGCCGGTCTCGGTCTGCCAGAACGTGTCGACGATCGGGCATTTACCCTTTCCGACGTATTTGTCGTACCAGGCCCAGGCTTCGGGGTTGATCGGCTCACCGACCGAGCCCAGCACCTTAAGATCGGACAGGTCGTATTTCTCGACCCATTCCGGCCCCTGCCCCATCAGCGAGCGGATCGCGGTGGGCGCGGTGTAGAACTGGTTGACCTTGTGCTTTTCGCACACGGCCCAGAAGCGGCCCGCATCCGGATAGGTCGGCACGCCTTCGAACATGATCGTGGTCGCGCCATTCGCGAGCGGCCCGTAGACGATGTAGCTGTGGCCGGTGACCCAGCCCACATCCGCGGTGCACCAGAACACGTCGCCATCGTGGTAGTCGAACGTGTATTGCATCGTCATCGCGGCGTAGACGAGATAACCGCCGGTGGTATGCACCACGCCCTTCGGCTTGCCGGTCGAGCCCGAGGTGTAAAGGATGAACAGCGGATCTTCCGCATTCATCGGACGCGGCGGACATTCGGGCGAGACGTTCTCCATCATCGCCTTCACGTCGACGTCGCGACCGTCGATCCACGAGGTCTGGTCGCCGGTATGCTTCACGACAAGGCAACGCACCTTGTCCGAGCAGTGCAGCAGCGCGGCGTCGGCATTCGCCTTGAGCGGCGTGCGGCGGCCACCGCGCGGGGCGGTGTCGGCGGTGATGACGACCTTGGCGCCCGAGTCGTTGACCCTGTTGGCCAGCGCGTCGGGCGAGAAGCCCGCGAAGACGATCGAGTGGATCGCGCCGATACGCGCACAGGCGAGCATCGCGTAAGCCGCTTCCGGGATCATCGGCAGATAGATCACGACGCGGTCGCCGCGCATCACGCCCTGGCTCGAAAGCACGTTGGCGAAGCGGTTCACCTTCTCGGACAGTTCCTTATAGGTGATGTGCTGCGCCGGGGTTTCCGGATCGTCGGGCTCGAAGATGATCGCGGTCTGGTCGCCGCGCGTGGCGAGGTGACGGTCGATACAGTTCACGCTGGCGTTCAGCACGCCGTCCTCGAACCATTTGATATCGACATGGCCGAAGGTGAAATCGGTGTTCTTCACCTTGGTATACGGCGTGATCCAGTCGAGGCGCTTGCCCTCGCGGCCCCAGAACTTCTCCGGATCGGTGATCGATTCCTGATACATCTCGCGATATTTCGCGGCGTCGGCGTGGGCGTTCTCGAAGCCCGGCGGGACCTCTTTGACCTCTGGAACCTGAGTCACCTTGTCTTGCGCAGTCATGAGCTTCCTCCCAGCAATTTCGCATTGCGGCACGGCGTGTCCGCATGTCGCCCGCGTGATAGTGCAGGCCCTCTACCCCGCGCCACTGTAACTCAAAGGTTAAGATTCATGTAACCCCCTTTATACAATGCATATTTCTGTAAATTTTTTGACACCGATTGCGCTAACGCTGTAAATGCACGGAAATGAGGCAGAAAATAGGCGAGCCAATTCAAGCGCTTGCCTGTAGCGTTTCCGCTCGAACCCAACTGAATTTGAAAATCGACCGCACGGTTAAAATCATGCCGCAGCTTCGACGAGACGAATCGGAGGCTCCGAATGATTCGGCGCGCGGCCTGCCGTAACGGCATCCTGTGGATAACTTCGACGATTGTCGCCCGCAGGCCCGCGCCCTACCATCGCGCCGCCTTGAAGGAGCCTCCCATGACGCAGCCGACCCCGCCGACCAACCCGATCCGCCCCACGGATGATGAGGCCCGCGCCTTGGCGCAAAGCCTGATCCGTGAAGCCCGGTTCGGCGCGCTTGGCACGCTCGACCCGGATACCGGCGCGCCGGTCGTGACACGCGTCGCCCTCGGCCCCGGCCCGCAAGGGGAACTGTTAACCTTCGTTTCCAGCCTCGCAGTACACACGACAGCCCTGCTGCAAGACCACCGGGCC
Proteins encoded in this region:
- a CDS encoding sodium:solute symporter family protein — its product is MDQFTLNLLVVGATFVLYIGIAIWARAGSTSEFYAAGRGVHPVVNGMATGADWMSAASFISMAGLIAFGGYDTSTYLMGWTGGYVLLAMLLAPYLRKFGKFTVPEFIGDRFYSQTARTVAVICLIVASITYVIGQMTGVGVAFSRFLEVDNTTGLFIGAAIVFLYAVLGGMKGITYTQVAQYVVLIIAYTIPAIFISLQLTGNPIPGLGLFSNDVNTGAPILSTLNDTVEALGFASYTGQHDTTLNMFLFTMTLMIGTAGLPHVIVRFFTVPKVADARSSAGWALVFIALLYLTAPAVGAMARLNLVSTFYPNGVTEPAVEMTAIENDQNLAWVRNWAQTGLLSFDDKNGDGRIEYNASDANELTVNRDIITLANPEIANLPGWVIALVAAGGLAAALSTAAGLLMAISSAVSHDLIKSQINPGISEKGELLAARISMAVAIVVATYLGLNPPGFAAQTVALAFGLAASSIFPALMMGIFTKRINNTGAVAGMLTGLATTLIYIFLHKGWFFIPDTNTFTDANPMILSIKSTSFGVIGAVLNFIVAYVVSNATKETPEDIQELVESIRVPKGAGAAVDH
- the acs gene encoding acetate--CoA ligase yields the protein MTAQDKVTQVPEVKEVPPGFENAHADAAKYREMYQESITDPEKFWGREGKRLDWITPYTKVKNTDFTFGHVDIKWFEDGVLNASVNCIDRHLATRGDQTAIIFEPDDPETPAQHITYKELSEKVNRFANVLSSQGVMRGDRVVIYLPMIPEAAYAMLACARIGAIHSIVFAGFSPDALANRVNDSGAKVVITADTAPRGGRRTPLKANADAALLHCSDKVRCLVVKHTGDQTSWIDGRDVDVKAMMENVSPECPPRPMNAEDPLFILYTSGSTGKPKGVVHTTGGYLVYAAMTMQYTFDYHDGDVFWCTADVGWVTGHSYIVYGPLANGATTIMFEGVPTYPDAGRFWAVCEKHKVNQFYTAPTAIRSLMGQGPEWVEKYDLSDLKVLGSVGEPINPEAWAWYDKYVGKGKCPIVDTFWQTETGGHMLTPLPGATPTKPGSATRPFFGVKPVVLDPQTAVKQDETETEGVLCISDSWPGQMRTIWGDHERFQETYFSQYKGYYFTGDGCRRDSDGYYWITGRVDDVINVSGHRMGTAEVESALVAHQAVAEAAVVGYPHELKGQGIYAYVTLMNDVEPSDELRKELEKWVRTEIGPIAKPDIIQWAPGLPKTRSGKIMRRILRKIAENDFGSLGDTSTLADPSVVDDLIENRGNK
- a CDS encoding DUF4212 domain-containing protein, giving the protein MADKSSSNAYWKANIRTIQISLVIWFIVSFGFGILLRPMLAGIKIGGTDLGFWFAQQGSILVFLVLIFTYAWRMNKLDREHGVEE
- a CDS encoding adenylate kinase; protein product: MSDSTTMTQTKPAVLILLGPPGAGKGTQARMLEETFGLVQLSTGDLLRAAVSQGTEAGLAAKAVMEEGGLVSDEIVLAILQDRMAESDVAKGVILDGFPRTAGQAAALDGLLEENGQSVTAAISLEVDDEAMIARVAGRYTCAKCGEGYHDEFKQPEVAGVCDKCGGTEFKRRADDNAETARARLEAYHAQTAPLIAHYKALGVLEGIDAMGSIDEIASGLGSIVKRVSA